Proteins encoded together in one Flavobacterium keumense window:
- a CDS encoding DNA cytosine methyltransferase encodes MIDLFAGCGGLSLGMEQAGFTTIFANEINQSLFETYLYNRNLSEDSYFTGDINELNQNIKEYKSKFTDVDLVCGGPPCQGFSMANRQRILDDPRNTLYKAFLEFLKEVKPKFFVMENVKGMSKKIDEIKNDFKEYLGEEYSFSHSLFNAKDFGLPQNRERFFIIGNRLGIDNDSIFDQIKNNKLKNPFVLKDAISDLPKLEPNRTKNNTQIENKEIGFFETEYSFPKSTYADFVNNGKKVNKLYNHKNRFNNDRDIEIFSLLPQGGNSLHKSIEHIMPYKSRNHIFKDKYFKLDENEVCKTITSHMKHDCNMYIHPNQARGLSPREAARIQTFPDYYVFKGTPNYWYAQIGNAVPVKLAEFIGKEIIKYL; translated from the coding sequence ATGATTGATTTATTTGCAGGTTGTGGTGGACTTAGTTTGGGAATGGAACAAGCTGGGTTTACAACTATTTTTGCAAATGAAATCAACCAATCCCTTTTTGAAACCTATTTATACAATAGAAATTTATCCGAGGATTCCTATTTTACAGGAGATATAAACGAGTTAAATCAGAATATCAAGGAGTACAAATCAAAGTTTACTGATGTAGATTTAGTTTGTGGTGGACCACCTTGCCAAGGTTTCTCAATGGCAAATAGACAAAGAATTTTAGATGACCCAAGAAACACACTTTATAAAGCATTTTTAGAGTTTTTGAAAGAAGTAAAACCAAAGTTTTTTGTAATGGAAAACGTGAAAGGTATGTCAAAAAAAATAGATGAAATTAAAAATGACTTTAAAGAATATTTGGGAGAAGAATATTCTTTTTCTCATTCATTATTCAACGCTAAAGATTTTGGACTACCTCAAAATAGAGAACGTTTTTTTATTATTGGAAATAGATTAGGAATTGATAACGATAGTATTTTTGACCAAATCAAAAATAATAAACTTAAAAATCCTTTTGTTTTGAAAGACGCAATAAGCGACTTGCCAAAACTTGAACCAAATCGAACAAAGAATAATACTCAAATCGAAAATAAAGAAATTGGTTTTTTTGAAACCGAATATTCTTTCCCAAAATCTACTTATGCGGATTTTGTAAACAATGGCAAAAAAGTAAATAAACTATACAATCATAAAAATCGTTTCAATAACGATAGAGATATTGAAATTTTTTCCTTGCTACCGCAAGGAGGAAATTCACTTCATAAAAGTATTGAGCATATAATGCCGTACAAAAGTAGAAATCACATTTTTAAAGATAAATATTTCAAACTTGATGAAAATGAAGTATGCAAAACAATCACTTCGCATATGAAGCACGATTGCAATATGTACATTCATCCAAATCAGGCAAGAGGTTTGTCACCAAGAGAAGCCGCAAGAATTCAAACATTTCCAGATTATTATGTTTTTAAAGGAACACCAAATTATTGGTATGCACAGATAGGAAATGCTGTTCCCGTAAAACTTGCAGAATTTATTGGTAAGGAAATTATCAAATATTTGTAA